A genomic segment from Variovorax paradoxus B4 encodes:
- the pgaA gene encoding poly-beta-1,6 N-acetyl-D-glucosamine export porin PgaA translates to MAGRSSAPADPLPRYLAQAVRSLPPIVCLLAFGASAALADPVAIASPAAADRTAASSYAPQRHDALIGAYRANRIPPPQALQQLRAWLATALGHAERQRVVSDAVAIAAADGQFAEAAALGRQGPPAGLHDYALGPLALAARRTQDLTLQGEAIAVWRARLPASRDALREDELLLASSGAASAAFEEAEAAERANPGTFTALALSTLQQQALAQQLRWAVLERDERIGAARVAALDKVLAQQEIALARLDASALHANPADADAWRSARLRLQSDRLLALVERGLPADAIALYEALHADGSALPPYALGAAARAFAQERRSVDAVPLFEAAVAGSGPALAAADPIYQGLAYAYLDTGRFEEADALLARIEGATPATLRLAPEAGLPNGEYTEANGMRAMLLLYGDRHALAQQRFALLTGEAPLNAEFAAGAGLAERLRDRPEAALARYEALAADHPYDIGARAGHVEALLDAGEFREARRRAESLEADAPDTAQVRDLGRKRRAVTGPRLDLDAEAASGGAAIANREWRLASRLSSGLMDDQWRVFYDQVLGRADTSDGNGNWARGGIGLAWQRGRWLAEGALQHSNTGPYRTSAAGRIDYRAGDAWRLSATFDGDSKDLPWKARIAGIGARETGLALSRVVSEARRFELQWQRLDFSDGNLRNGLDFSWRERWVSTPRFQLETRLGAGTSRGRQQEVAYFSPPRDASAQLTVRAQWLNWKSDDRQFFQAIEIGGGSYRQAGFGTGPLWSVRYEHRWNLGPKLTLRYGLGISGHPYDGVRERQRSVFLNLSMPLP, encoded by the coding sequence GTGGCTGGACGCAGTTCGGCGCCGGCCGACCCGTTGCCTCGATACCTCGCACAGGCTGTGCGGAGCCTGCCTCCGATCGTCTGCCTGCTGGCATTCGGCGCCTCCGCTGCACTTGCGGATCCGGTTGCCATTGCGTCGCCCGCGGCGGCCGATCGCACCGCAGCCTCCTCCTACGCTCCACAACGGCACGACGCGCTCATCGGCGCGTATCGCGCGAACCGCATCCCGCCGCCGCAAGCACTGCAGCAGCTGAGGGCATGGCTCGCAACGGCGCTGGGCCATGCCGAGCGGCAGCGCGTCGTCTCCGACGCCGTGGCGATCGCGGCCGCAGACGGCCAGTTCGCCGAAGCCGCGGCCCTGGGCCGCCAAGGGCCGCCCGCCGGCTTGCACGACTACGCGCTCGGCCCGCTGGCCCTGGCGGCGCGCCGCACGCAGGACCTCACGCTGCAGGGCGAGGCCATCGCCGTCTGGCGGGCGCGCCTGCCGGCGTCGCGCGATGCGCTGCGCGAAGATGAACTGCTGCTCGCGTCGAGCGGCGCCGCATCCGCGGCTTTCGAGGAGGCCGAAGCGGCGGAACGCGCGAATCCCGGCACCTTCACGGCGCTGGCCTTGTCCACGCTGCAGCAGCAGGCGCTCGCGCAGCAACTGCGCTGGGCGGTGCTGGAGCGCGACGAGCGCATCGGCGCGGCGCGCGTGGCCGCGCTCGACAAGGTGCTGGCGCAGCAGGAGATCGCGCTGGCCCGGCTCGACGCATCGGCACTGCACGCCAACCCGGCCGATGCCGATGCCTGGCGCTCCGCTCGCCTGCGGCTGCAGTCCGACCGGCTGCTGGCGCTTGTCGAGCGCGGCCTTCCCGCCGACGCCATCGCGCTGTACGAGGCACTGCACGCCGACGGATCGGCGCTGCCGCCCTATGCGCTCGGCGCCGCAGCCCGTGCCTTCGCGCAGGAACGCCGCTCGGTCGATGCCGTGCCGCTGTTCGAGGCGGCCGTGGCCGGCAGCGGCCCGGCACTGGCGGCGGCCGACCCGATCTACCAGGGGCTGGCCTACGCCTATCTCGATACCGGCCGCTTCGAGGAAGCCGATGCGCTGCTCGCGCGCATCGAAGGCGCCACGCCCGCCACGCTGCGCCTCGCGCCCGAAGCGGGCCTGCCGAACGGCGAGTACACCGAAGCGAACGGCATGCGCGCCATGCTGCTGCTCTATGGCGACCGGCATGCGCTCGCGCAGCAGCGCTTCGCCCTGCTCACGGGCGAAGCGCCTCTCAACGCCGAGTTTGCGGCCGGCGCGGGCCTGGCCGAACGGCTGCGCGATCGCCCCGAAGCGGCGCTCGCGCGCTACGAAGCGCTGGCCGCCGACCACCCGTATGACATCGGCGCACGCGCCGGCCACGTCGAGGCGCTGCTCGACGCGGGCGAATTCCGCGAGGCCCGCCGCCGCGCCGAATCGCTCGAGGCCGACGCGCCCGACACCGCCCAGGTGCGCGACCTGGGCCGCAAGCGGCGCGCAGTCACCGGCCCGCGGCTCGACCTCGACGCCGAGGCAGCTTCCGGTGGCGCCGCCATCGCCAATCGCGAATGGCGCCTTGCGAGCCGCCTCAGCTCGGGCCTGATGGACGACCAATGGCGCGTCTTCTACGACCAGGTGCTGGGCCGCGCAGACACCTCGGACGGCAATGGAAACTGGGCGCGCGGCGGCATCGGCCTTGCCTGGCAGCGCGGCCGCTGGCTGGCCGAGGGTGCTCTGCAGCACTCGAACACCGGCCCCTATCGCACCAGCGCGGCCGGGCGCATCGACTACCGCGCCGGGGACGCATGGCGGCTCTCGGCCACCTTCGACGGCGACAGCAAGGATCTGCCCTGGAAGGCACGCATCGCAGGCATCGGCGCGCGCGAGACCGGCCTGGCCCTGAGCCGCGTGGTCAGCGAGGCGCGCCGCTTCGAGCTGCAATGGCAGCGGCTCGACTTCAGCGACGGCAACCTGCGCAACGGCCTCGACTTCAGCTGGCGCGAACGCTGGGTCAGCACGCCGCGCTTCCAGCTCGAGACGCGGCTCGGCGCCGGCACCAGCCGCGGCCGGCAGCAGGAGGTTGCGTACTTCAGCCCGCCCCGCGATGCCAGCGCCCAGCTCACCGTGCGCGCGCAATGGCTCAACTGGAAAAGCGACGACAGGCAGTTCTTCCAGGCCATCGAGATCGGTGGCGGCAGCTA
- a CDS encoding creatininase family protein yields the protein MHAQPASLPRFWSQLTTRDFAALDAAATVAVLPLGATEQHGPHLPLGVDTVLADGIVAASLPLLPAALPVLFLPTQQIGLSPEHARFAGTLTLSAETVIRMWKEIGAGVAHAGVKKLVLFNAHGGHVGAMDIVARELRAAHGLIVYSVSWFNLPLGDAGAQFGAGEHRFGVHAGEIETSMMLALAPQQVRMGEAKNFRSTSEQRAADYAILGNGRSAKLGWAMEDYNAQGAAGNAAAATAPRGQAVVDAAAQQLALLLAEVSRLPLDTANTQPLP from the coding sequence ATGCACGCACAACCGGCCTCCTTGCCCCGCTTCTGGTCCCAGCTCACCACGCGCGATTTCGCGGCGCTCGATGCGGCCGCCACGGTCGCGGTGCTGCCCCTCGGCGCCACCGAACAGCACGGGCCCCATCTGCCGCTGGGCGTGGACACGGTGCTGGCCGACGGCATCGTGGCCGCCTCGCTGCCGCTGCTGCCGGCCGCACTGCCGGTGCTGTTCCTGCCGACGCAGCAGATCGGCCTGAGCCCCGAGCACGCGCGCTTCGCGGGCACGCTCACGCTGTCGGCCGAGACCGTGATCCGCATGTGGAAGGAAATTGGCGCCGGCGTGGCGCATGCCGGCGTGAAGAAGCTGGTGCTGTTCAACGCGCACGGCGGCCACGTGGGCGCGATGGACATCGTGGCGCGCGAGCTGCGCGCGGCGCACGGCCTCATCGTCTACAGCGTGAGCTGGTTCAACCTGCCGCTGGGCGATGCGGGCGCGCAGTTCGGCGCCGGCGAGCACCGCTTCGGCGTGCATGCGGGCGAGATCGAAACCTCGATGATGCTGGCGCTTGCGCCGCAGCAGGTGCGCATGGGCGAGGCGAAGAATTTCCGCTCCACCTCCGAGCAGCGCGCGGCCGACTACGCGATTCTCGGCAACGGCAGGAGCGCCAAGCTCGGCTGGGCCATGGAGGACTACAACGCGCAGGGCGCGGCCGGCAACGCAGCCGCCGCGACGGCGCCGCGCGGCCAGGCGGTCGTCGATGCCGCCGCGCAGCAGCTTGCGCTGTTGCTGGCCGAGGTGTCGCGCCTGCCGCTGGACACGGCCAATACGCAGCCGCTTCCCTGA
- a CDS encoding MltA domain-containing protein, producing the protein MAIRNFFEREFSAYQIRDDDRRPDGVVTGYFEPEIAGSRQYEPPNIYPVYAQPQDMLFADARKLPAGNGVVAARVKGRNVAVQGGLSTRDMGAPGLYALDLSSITRDTLDRKVRLRIEGNRLLPYFTREEIETKGAPNAKVLAFVSSATALYEMQIQGSGRIRLNNGEVIRVAYAEQNGQPFRPSLAQSASGRARSPVKVRGSSIELELDDGDEDDGVDGDTDVSVIRTRGFTLALPKTSGAVMVPGRRNAGKATGSGIKDPSYVFFKEAGAMAGGPVGAFGVPLSAGRSIAVDPRSTPLGYPVFVSTRAPGSGAPMRRLTIAQDTGGAIRGAVRADYFFGNGQQAATQARRMKERGQLWILLPRGLAVAAAASSTIRTRGGAVGADLPECLVPAEDSCVND; encoded by the coding sequence GTGGCGATACGCAACTTCTTCGAGCGCGAGTTCTCCGCCTATCAGATTCGGGACGACGACCGACGCCCCGATGGCGTGGTCACCGGCTATTTTGAACCCGAGATCGCCGGCAGCAGACAATATGAGCCGCCCAACATCTATCCGGTGTATGCGCAACCGCAGGACATGCTTTTTGCAGATGCACGCAAGCTGCCTGCGGGCAACGGCGTTGTGGCCGCACGCGTGAAGGGCCGCAACGTGGCCGTTCAAGGCGGATTGAGCACGCGGGACATGGGGGCGCCAGGCCTGTATGCACTCGACCTGTCGAGCATCACGCGAGACACCCTGGATCGCAAGGTTCGCCTTCGCATCGAGGGGAATCGACTCCTGCCCTATTTCACCCGTGAAGAGATCGAGACCAAAGGCGCGCCGAACGCCAAGGTGCTCGCGTTCGTGAGCAGCGCGACAGCGCTCTACGAGATGCAGATCCAGGGGTCCGGACGCATCCGCCTGAACAACGGGGAAGTGATCCGCGTCGCGTACGCGGAGCAGAACGGACAGCCGTTCAGGCCCAGTCTGGCGCAATCGGCATCCGGCAGGGCCCGCAGTCCGGTCAAGGTGCGCGGCTCGTCAATCGAGCTCGAGTTGGACGATGGCGATGAGGACGATGGCGTGGATGGCGATACCGACGTATCCGTGATCCGCACGCGTGGCTTCACGCTTGCCCTTCCCAAGACCAGCGGCGCGGTGATGGTGCCGGGACGGCGCAACGCCGGCAAGGCGACCGGCTCCGGAATCAAGGATCCAAGCTATGTTTTCTTCAAGGAGGCCGGTGCCATGGCGGGCGGTCCGGTTGGTGCGTTCGGCGTGCCGCTGTCGGCGGGGCGATCGATCGCGGTCGATCCACGCAGCACGCCTCTGGGCTACCCCGTCTTCGTCTCGACGCGTGCGCCAGGGAGCGGCGCACCGATGCGGCGTCTGACGATTGCGCAGGATACAGGCGGCGCGATTCGTGGTGCTGTCCGGGCAGACTACTTCTTCGGAAACGGCCAACAGGCCGCGACCCAGGCGCGCCGCATGAAAGAGCGCGGCCAGCTGTGGATATTGCTGCCGCGCGGCCTGGCGGTGGCCGCTGCCGCCAGCTCCACCATCCGCACCCGGGGAGGGGCCGTGGGAGCCGACCTGCCCGAATGCCTCGTGCCCGCAGAAGACAGTTGCGTCAACGACTGA
- a CDS encoding ClcB-like voltage-gated chloride channel protein, with product MSWSASRFLVQRARLKRFLRISEWQSMLAWAVVAGLLGTAATEAFRLLLRWLDLAVLGQGGGLVALAQSLPAWARVAVPAAGGLVAGALLVLARRLGKPETKSDYMEAIVLGDGRIPVAQTMARSASSLVSIASGGSIGREGSMVQLAALCASLLGRRLRFPVERLRVLVACGAAAGLTAAYNAPIAGAFFVAEIVLGSIAMESLGPILIAAVVANIAMRALPGYEPPYAMPTFPTVTGAEVVLFVLLGVLLGAAGAMFLRGLRQARNLFQRTSLPLPLRLALGGLVVGLISWRFPEVWGNGYSVVNSVLHTDWPWALLLMIVAAKSVATLATVGSGAVGGVFTPALFFGCMLGTLFGQGIHQLWPQATAAPFAYGIVGMGAFLAGATQAPLMAILMIFEMTLSYQVMLPLMAASVVAYFIVRSTRSGSMYEITEHRHLRQIERERLRASDMLSLVQPTETVVPETADLQQMSALFLKHPVKYLYVVDAQNRYQGVVPLRQLTAAMTVKGTASGHGRCASDFLSREIPPITQDMNLGAALQRFIEHQGERLPVVRSVNDPELLGVVHKTALLQTYVRLSE from the coding sequence ATGAGTTGGTCCGCCTCCCGATTCCTTGTTCAGCGCGCCCGACTGAAACGCTTCCTTCGCATCTCCGAATGGCAGTCGATGCTGGCCTGGGCCGTCGTGGCCGGGCTGCTCGGCACCGCAGCGACCGAAGCCTTCCGGCTGCTGCTGCGCTGGCTCGACCTCGCCGTGCTGGGCCAGGGCGGAGGCCTGGTGGCCCTGGCGCAGAGTCTTCCAGCGTGGGCGCGGGTGGCAGTGCCTGCGGCGGGAGGGCTGGTCGCCGGCGCGCTCCTGGTGCTGGCTCGCCGGCTCGGCAAGCCGGAGACGAAATCCGACTACATGGAAGCGATCGTGCTCGGGGACGGGCGGATCCCGGTGGCACAGACCATGGCGCGCAGCGCCTCCTCGCTGGTCAGCATCGCCAGCGGTGGTTCCATCGGCCGCGAGGGCTCGATGGTTCAGCTGGCGGCACTGTGTGCGTCATTGCTCGGCCGGCGGCTGCGCTTTCCGGTGGAGCGCCTGCGCGTGCTGGTGGCCTGCGGCGCCGCAGCGGGACTCACGGCCGCCTACAACGCGCCGATCGCAGGCGCATTCTTCGTGGCGGAGATCGTTCTCGGCTCGATCGCCATGGAGAGCCTGGGCCCGATACTGATTGCCGCGGTCGTCGCCAACATCGCGATGCGGGCCCTGCCCGGCTACGAGCCACCGTACGCCATGCCGACCTTTCCGACCGTGACCGGCGCGGAGGTCGTGCTCTTCGTCCTGCTGGGGGTATTGCTGGGCGCCGCGGGCGCCATGTTCCTGCGAGGACTGCGGCAGGCCCGCAATCTCTTTCAGCGCACCTCGCTCCCCTTGCCGCTGCGCCTCGCGCTGGGAGGCCTGGTGGTGGGGTTGATCTCGTGGAGGTTTCCCGAGGTCTGGGGCAATGGATACAGCGTCGTCAATTCCGTGCTGCACACCGATTGGCCGTGGGCCCTGCTGCTGATGATCGTCGCCGCGAAGTCGGTGGCCACGCTGGCCACCGTGGGGTCCGGGGCGGTCGGAGGCGTCTTCACACCGGCCCTGTTCTTCGGCTGCATGCTGGGCACGCTTTTCGGCCAGGGCATCCATCAGCTTTGGCCGCAGGCGACCGCCGCCCCTTTTGCGTATGGCATCGTCGGCATGGGCGCCTTCCTGGCCGGCGCCACGCAGGCTCCACTCATGGCGATCCTCATGATCTTCGAGATGACCCTGAGCTATCAGGTCATGCTGCCGCTGATGGCCGCCAGCGTGGTGGCGTACTTCATCGTGCGGTCGACCCGGTCCGGCTCGATGTACGAGATCACCGAACACCGGCATCTCCGGCAGATCGAGCGCGAGCGGCTTCGCGCGTCCGACATGCTGAGCCTGGTGCAACCGACGGAGACCGTGGTGCCCGAAACGGCCGACCTGCAGCAGATGAGCGCACTTTTCTTGAAGCACCCGGTCAAGTACCTTTATGTGGTGGATGCGCAGAATCGCTATCAAGGCGTCGTACCGCTGCGGCAGCTGACCGCCGCCATGACGGTCAAAGGCACGGCGTCCGGCCACGGCCGATGCGCCAGCGATTTTCTCAGCCGCGAGATTCCTCCCATCACCCAGGACATGAACCTTGGAGCTGCGCTGCAGCGCTTCATCGAGCATCAGGGTGAACGCCTCCCCGTCGTGCGAAGCGTGAATGATCCCGAGCTCCTTGGCGTGGTTCACAAGACCGCCCTGCTTCAAACCTACGTGCGCCTCAGCGAGTAA
- a CDS encoding LysE family translocator, protein MLSLTEIAWFALASLLLALTPGPNMIYCVSRTLIQGRRAGLVSLGGVMMAFLAHLFAAALGLTALLLAVPVAFDAIRLAGAAYLLWLAWQAVKPGGNAPFEARVLPADPPGKLFRMGFLTNLLNPKVAMFYLSFFPQFIHPERGSVLLQSVQLGVAQMASSAAVNTVVILGAASITAVLSQSAGWLRAQRYVMGSVLAALAVRVALTERR, encoded by the coding sequence ATGCTGAGCTTGACTGAAATCGCCTGGTTCGCACTCGCCTCGCTGCTGCTGGCGCTCACGCCGGGGCCGAACATGATCTATTGCGTGTCGCGCACGCTCATCCAGGGCCGGCGCGCCGGGCTGGTCTCGCTCGGTGGCGTGATGATGGCTTTCCTGGCCCACCTGTTCGCAGCCGCGCTCGGCCTCACCGCGCTGCTGCTGGCCGTGCCCGTCGCGTTCGACGCCATCCGGCTTGCCGGCGCAGCCTACCTGCTGTGGCTCGCATGGCAGGCGGTCAAGCCCGGCGGCAATGCGCCCTTCGAGGCGCGCGTGCTGCCGGCCGATCCGCCGGGCAAGCTGTTTCGCATGGGTTTTCTCACCAACCTGCTGAACCCGAAGGTCGCGATGTTCTACCTCTCGTTCTTTCCGCAGTTCATCCATCCGGAGCGCGGTTCGGTGCTGCTGCAGAGCGTGCAGCTGGGCGTCGCGCAAATGGCCAGCAGCGCCGCGGTCAACACCGTGGTGATCCTCGGCGCCGCGAGCATCACGGCCGTGCTCTCGCAAAGCGCCGGCTGGCTGCGCGCGCAGCGCTACGTCATGGGCAGCGTGCTGGCGGCCCTGGCGGTACGCGTGGCGCTGACGGAACGCAGGTAG
- a CDS encoding VOC family protein — translation MRAQLDHLVVAAASLAEGVAWCEATLGVTPGPGGSHPLMGTHNRLLNIASAAFPQAYLEIIAIEPGKQPSRPGTRRWFDLDDPVLQAGLAQRGPRLVHFVARVPDARAALQALAHEEHAHIDRGHLLEASRDTPAGRLEWQITVRDDGQRLFYGALPTLIQWGPVHPTDAMPASGLAMRSLQATHPRAADLAVALSAIGMAGMAVQPGAPNLVAELDTPRGPVTLQSEGL, via the coding sequence ATGCGCGCGCAACTCGACCATCTGGTAGTCGCCGCCGCCTCGCTGGCCGAGGGCGTGGCGTGGTGCGAGGCCACGCTGGGCGTCACGCCGGGCCCCGGCGGTTCGCATCCGCTGATGGGCACGCACAACCGGCTGCTGAACATCGCGAGCGCGGCCTTTCCCCAGGCCTACCTGGAAATCATCGCGATCGAGCCCGGCAAGCAGCCATCGCGCCCCGGCACGCGCCGCTGGTTCGACCTCGACGACCCCGTGCTGCAGGCGGGGCTCGCACAACGCGGACCGCGGCTGGTGCACTTCGTTGCGCGCGTGCCCGATGCGCGCGCCGCGCTGCAGGCGCTCGCGCACGAGGAGCACGCGCACATCGACCGCGGCCATCTGCTCGAAGCCTCGCGCGACACGCCCGCCGGCCGGCTCGAATGGCAGATCACGGTGCGCGACGATGGCCAGCGCCTCTTCTACGGCGCGCTGCCCACGCTGATCCAGTGGGGCCCCGTGCATCCCACCGACGCCATGCCGGCCTCGGGGCTGGCGATGCGCTCGCTGCAGGCCACGCATCCACGCGCGGCCGACCTGGCCGTGGCGCTGTCGGCCATCGGCATGGCCGGCATGGCGGTGCAGCCCGGCGCGCCCAATCTCGTGGCCGAACTCGACACCCCCCGTGGCCCCGTCACGCTTCAATCCGAAGGACTCTGA